In Magnolia sinica isolate HGM2019 chromosome 16, MsV1, whole genome shotgun sequence, the genomic window TTCTCCGAtcgcggagagagagagagagagagagagagagagagagagtctttccATGGCTGCCTCCAAGATTCAAGCGCTCTGGAACCATCCTGCCGGACCGAAAACCAGTTCGTCGCATCCCCTTTtcaatctctcattctctctctctttctttcttatatgTGTTGTTTTGCTTGATTAGATAATCTTTTGTAGCTTACGTATTCGATAAAAGTCCTCTTAGAAAGAATTCCACTATCTCTGTTTTGATTCCTAATTTGATAGGTAGTAATCAAGATCCGATCCGATTCGATTAGCATATTGAAATATTGGTAGATGGTTAGAGAGATGGATTTGGTTAGCTGTAGGATGGATCGGACAGCCCAATCGATCAATCCAGACCGTACGTTCGCTTCATCATACATTTCATGGGCTGAAACGTGAAAATCACAGTGATGGATGATACAATCCGTccataaggggtcgtttggatggtggaatggggcaattagtaaatgatttacaaacaaatcatttactacttgtttggatgctctaatttgcttgtaaatcatttactacttgtaaatgatttactagcaaagcccccttctcatttaccagcaaaaaggggagttttcatttactagtaaatgaggagATGGCAACGGCTCTATTTTTTTGAATGAAAGCCTATAAAGCAGAtttcatttaccatttacagCCTATAATGCCAATATGGATGAAGTTGATCAGAGCCTTGAAATGGGTGATGTGTGGATGGGCTGGTTGCAAGGATTGGCTTGAGTGGTTTGGATTGGTGTTTTTGATGGCTCAGGTGCCTGGGGACTAGGTTTGGCTAAGTTGACCTGGGCTGGAACTCCTCTCCTTCTACTCTTTCTTCCCCTCGGTGGATGGATGGGATATGAAGATGGAAAGTTAAGAACCTGAGACGCTAAGAGACTTGGAAGTTAAAAGATGGGTTGAAATGAAAGGGAATGTGATATTTATAGGGTTTTGGCATTTTGGTTATACTTTGGAAGTACAGGGGTAAAAGTGGTTCCTAGGGTTTGGGATTGACTACTGCCACGTGGTGCAATCAGGGTGGTTGGATCGAGGGGCAAAGACGCAGTTTTGGCTAAAGGTAAGGGCATCAAGGTCTTTTTCACTTTAGTGCGTTTGCTAAGGAAGCTGGTTGATGTCATCACCCCACCTAACCTCTctatggaagatggaaggtgtcCATGTGGTAGGTGGCACACCGTGCGGCCCGCCATGTGGATGGCCCCCATTTTTTTGCAGGGGGTCTCTTGGGTTGGCACTTTCCCCCTGGTCCACCAGGTTTTGCCTTATCGTGGTCCCAAGCACTAATGGGCCTAGGTTTGGGCTTGAATTGGGCTTGGACTTGGGCTTGAAGTTGTGCTAATTGGGTTTGACCGACTTGATTGGGTTGACTGAGATGGTTCTTATTGTGCTCTGATCAACTTGTCAGCCCTGTGCGGGGTGCttacaaccagtgttcgaaatatcagtattgcattacgtatcgcattcttgggatacagatacgtatcggttattgcatgggaatatcgattgtatcgtgtaatgtatcgttgttgttggaaatatggggaaacattgtgaaattggttgaatttttcaatgaaacttcggtgTTTGTtcaaaaagacatcaatacacacttataaatcaaaacattaaaaaaaagtacacataatagctTTTCTTTATATgaagtcctaatctatgcgttgtctaactaaattgatgcaagtatattcaatgtctattcatgtaatttataaatgtaagaagacgtgtgaaaacactagcaatacattcaaaagcaaaagaagaatcactagattaggttacatgcatgtttgatttgatgCTTGGATACAAATTGCAAAttatttgcgagaaattgggaaatttcgatttttttttctttcaattttccgcaactgtGCTCATTTCCTCcgaatctcgaaatcgaagctctcaatccatgatttttcatgcaaaacatgaaaaatcatggattcgtaacaatttgacactatcgagattcgaaaatgctcactggatcgaacatgtgggatatattgcactacttgtgcgtttcatatcgcactgttgggatacaagatatatcgtgggatatatcggtcgatatcgtcgatatttaaaacattgcctatAACAACATCTGTCAACGGGGTACTTTTGATTAACACACGGTGGCATTTTTTCATAGCGAGGGGATGGTTATGAGTGTGGATCACTATAAAACCCCATAAAGGTACGGATTTGGGCAATAAAGGAGGATAATAGCAGGGATCGTCATAATTTGGATAATAAATTGAGCATAGGGTGGTCATGGTAATAATGGATGTTCAGATAGGAATACTCGTTTATGAATAGTTCAAATATCTTGCTCTTTTCGACATCTCGCCAGTAATACATGAGCTGATAAGGACAGATTTGGGGTCTATTGGTTAGGATGGATTTGATTGTAGGTGTGAGTTTGTTGTGCAAAGGTTGTATGGTTGAGATCTAAGGGCTGATTTATGTTTGGATAAACAAATTTAAGGGTATCGAGGGTCTGCAATTGAAATTTCAAGGGATGGAATTTATTTGGGATTGTGGATCTAAGATGTTTGGGTTGAATGGCTAGGTAGATTTAGGATTGAGGGGATGCGTGGTTGAGAACATGTACAAATTTGAGGTAAGAGCTTAGATCTAAAGGTTTTGGAAATGGAAGGTTATGACTTATGGGGTAAAGGGTAGCAGCTGGGGCTTTAGAGGTTTAGGGCTGTGGGCAAGAAAACAATACAATTGAGGAAGGAGAAGAGAGTAGAAGAAAATTtaatacccaagatcataacttGCTCTACTAATTAATGGAAACAGGTAAACGACGGGCTGATATGAGTCAGGACGTTATTTAAATCCAGATCTGAAAGTGCTGTAAAATAATCATATTAGATGAAGCCAAGACTCTGGAATGATTCCTAATGATTCATTGGTTGAAACTAGTGATCAATTGcacatgcgtgcgtgtgtgtgtcgACCAATTTCATGCTATTCTGACATCGTTTGATGCCCATGCCCCATGAGTGGCTCACCAGACAGTTCGTGCGTGTGCGTGGTGACCAATTTCATGCTGTTTTGACATCGTCTAATGCCCCAAGAGTGGCTCACCAAACTGTGACGAAAATACAAAGAGAAACTTAATAACTCACATCAACCCTAACAACTaatggaaataaataaagatGAACTTGAGGATCATATTTGATTCCTCCCATGGGCTCAAGAATGTAATCTGATAGTCTTCTCATATTTATTACTGGACCAAGAATTTGGTCTATATCATCAATCAAGACAATATGGGATGGTCAAATCTTTAATAGGCCAGCTTGCAGCTTGCCCGACCTTTTGGTTTTATCAGTAGTCTTGAATTCAGAGTACAGATGCTATATCAGAGGTTTTCTGGCATCAGCCCCTTGGTGCTTTCTCTCTTCCTGTTTTTTAACAGCCAAAATTGTTGGTATAGGGTTATGCCGGTCGATGTTGAAGGAAAGCTGATCTTTGCTTGAAGATCCCATTTTCATAGAATATATACTCTGCTTGGCAAGGCACGTGGACATCATGGGTATGACATTTTTGCTTAAAATTGAAGCAACAAACATGGGTACCACAGCCATTTAAAAGTGTTGGATGACATACCGAGGATATATCATGAAGTTCAATGAATACAAAGCACGAgccttagatatatcatgaagTTCAATGAATATAACGAACAAGCCTTAGAAATCTTTCTCCTTGGAACAGCTGGATAACTTAATTCTCTACATACCAAATAAGGTATGCAATATAAAGGAATACTAGGAGTTGTCTTCTTTGAAATGGGGCTTAGTTGTCCTCATTCTGAGATGGCAAGATCAATTTGGTATGTCAAACCTGTTTACCAAAATCAAGGTTTTGCTGGATGTGTTAAGGAGGGCCATCTGGGAACTCGTCTTTGATGGTGCTACGAAATGAAAGTTGGAAGAATTCATTTTAGGATCTTTTTAGCGAGTCTTGcaaaagtatttgatgaaattagATTTTTCTACCAAGGAAGTTTATTGTTGCTCACTGAATCTGGATTTTTTAACTACAACTTTTGCAAATTCGAAGAGGTGGCATTTGAGGAGGGTGTGCTTTTTGGACAAAGTATTCAGTAAAGGTTTCAATCCTACCTCATTTGATACCTTTTAGAACTTTCTACTTCGAATTGAAATTTCCACAATCATGAAAAGATCATAAAAAGTGCGATACAACTTTCTCGATTCCCAAAACCCTCTCCATACAAAAGCACCCTAAGGGCCTGCTTAGttgccaccccccccccccagcaATTTCTGCACATCTCCGCGGAACTAACAAGCGCTATTGGCACCTTTTGTTGCCACTTCAAAACAAAACATTTTTCCGGAATGCAATTCAATGCTTAATACTGACACTTCAGGGGGAAAAAGGATTTTTGACCCTCTGTATCTCTAACGAGATTCTCTCCCAAAATAATATCTCTCTAATGGGATTTAAACTTTAGAGGATGCTACTATGTGTGTCACTGACTGCTTAGAAGTTCTATGGAGTTCCCTCCTCACCAGTTACCATACACATGGCAAGCatgtctgatgcaggacaattaaccacttgctctaaaagctcgaactgttagggCATGATGAATTAatcactttatctcatagcctaggccccaagtccatgggttaggtcctcggccaaaccctcctcgtgagccccaaatccatgggttccgccccctcgtgggccccaaatccataggttccGCTTAACATTAGCCACTTGCCTCACACGGGCTCTAAATTCATGGGTTCTGcgggccacccacctcgagtgcccctacatcccacaagccaccctacttgaacctggtgtgaaaatgcctccgtattaatcaccctcggtgaggagtctcgaacacgagatctccTGCTTTGAtgccaatttgatgcaggacaattaaccacttgctctaaaagcttgaactgttagagcatgacgaattaatccctttatcttatagcccaggccccaagtccataggttaggtcctcggctgaaCCCTCCTCATGAGCTCCAAATCCATTGGTTCcgcccccttgtgggccccaaattcatgggtttcgCTTAaaacgagccacccgcctcacatgggccccaaatccatggattctacgggccacccacctcgagtgtgcccctgcatcctatAGGCCACCCTActtgagcctagtgtgaaaatgtcccCGCATTAATGTCTGGTGACAATACTTTTGAGCTGGTGGGACACCATATGGATTGGctccatcatcatctaagctttatcccaattaactggggtgagctacatgaatcctgtttctCCATTCCACTATCTCAAACCATATCCTCGGTTGAACCATAGTTCCTTGGGTCTTCTCTTACTACATCCACCCCCGTCCTATTGGACCGTCCCTTTGCCCATTTAGAGccctcaacttgaaccaacttacTCCCAACCAgtgtagttcttggtctccgttgcatatggacaaaccatctaagtctactttccctcacctTCTTGCCTATTGGATTTGGGGCTACTCTTAAGTtctctcaaatgcattcatttccacttctatccttcctcatcttgccactcatccatccaaacattcatccatccaaacatccttATTTTAGTTACGCTCATCCTACCATATGGGTTGGCTATAGGCCAATAATTATGTGACTGTGGAAGTCTGACCATCCAGTTATTTTGAGCTTTCTGGTTGAATATGGAACACTGCTCTAACTGTTGCTTATGTAGGCCACTGTTCTGGTAGCTGCCACAGTCTAATCCCTTTGCATCTTGGGCCATGGGTTATATCCAAAGTGGCCAATCGGATCTGTTGTTCTGATTACTAGTTATGTCATTTGATGTGAGTAGGGAACTGTTTAGAACTTCTACGCAATGAATGACCTGTATATTAGCATTTTCTTATGGATCCGTAAGAGGATGAAAGCTCTAATGCATTGGTTTGTGGGCCACTTTGGAAGCTGAGGGCTGCTCTTCTCCAGCATCTGGACTGAATATATGGCAAATGCCTAGGTCAGTAGGAGTtattaatttggtgggccaccatcctaGACCTATAATTTTTGCCATTGGCTGAATACAATTATCTCTTTCTTTTCTGTCAGTCTTTTCTTAGGCATCTGATCGGATGCCACTAGTGTCGTAGCTGTAAATGGACTAAACAAAATTCAGTGCTTGGCATGTCAATATGTAATGGGAAAAATCCTAACTCTTCAATTGGTTGCCAATAAATATGTGGTTAGGAAGATAATACTATGATGGCCAATCTGGCTAGAACGCAATGCCAGAACCTTTCTAGATAAAATTTCACCCCCAATCCAAGTGCTTTACAAGGCTTAATGGATGGCCATGGAACTAGGGCAGATAaatcctcaccgggggtgattaatgcgcatttcacaccgggcttgagtagggtagcccgtgggatgcggggacacactcggggtgagcggcccatgtgatttggggcccgcgaagggggttcggccgaggtcctaacccatgcaatgtggggcctgggctatgagataaatggattaattcgccatactttaacagttcgagcttttagagcaactggttaattgtcctgcatcaaattggtatcagagcaggaggtctcgtgttcgagactcctcactgggggtgattaatacgggggcattttcacaccgggcttgagtggggtcgcttgtgggatgcaggggcacattcggggtgggtgcggcccacggaggaggtctcgtgttcgagactcctcaccgggggtgattaatgcgcatttcacaccaggctcgagtagggtagcccgtgggatgcggggacatactcggggtgggcggcccatgtgatttggggcccgcgaagggggttcggccgaggtcctaacccatgcgatgtggggcctgggctatgagataaagggattaattcgccatactttaacagttcgagcttttagagcaactggttaattgtcctgcatcacaatgcCAAAACCTTTCTTGATAAAATTTCACCCCCAATCCAAGTGGTTTACAAGGCTTAATGGATGGCCATGGAACTAGGGCAGATAAATCTTTCGTGGGGTGTCCTTTAGAGGCTTTTCAGTGCAATTGGGGGGGAATTCTCTTATTTGTATCAGCTGGATGACTTTTAATCAACCTTTTTGATCCCGTTCCTATGCCTTTTAATAAAATCCCAcgttacccttcaaaaaaaagaaagaaagaaagaaagaaagaaagaaagaaaaagataatgcaaaagatgtACATATTGAACTGGATGGGTGGTAGAATCCCTAGCCATGATATTCCAATATGGGAAGTTTTGTAATGCCTGGGGcatccacagtgggtcccatcataccAATAGCATGGATCAATTAAccaaggccatgggccccacctgtacaaactgaaaacctgactGTAGAACATTATATACTACTTCCATGACAAGAAAGAATCATACTGTGCTTGACTTTAGAGTTTCTATAGCTAGATACCTTAATACCCTTTATTTTGGTTTAAATCTTGTTTGCTGCTTCTTGGCTCTGTAggaatgatgacaatgatgatatgAAATGCGCAGTCCACATTGATTGTAACAGAGGTTCAATTAgtgatggaccatccatcatgttatcactctgattggatgatcctaaccatccaatcactgTCTATGGAATGGACTGTCCATATTGATTATATTGTGAAGATCAAGCATTGATCTGGACAGTTCATCATGTCTTGTCGTCCCAcctatagttgcatgaagcattAAGCAGCAACAAATTCGGGGTGCAGGTGCGGGGGAGTGTCTATTCCAAAATATTAGAAAGTATAACCAGCAGGGAAGGTAGCTGATCTCTCTTGGCTTCAACGTTCTACTCTCGCTGCCACACAGGATCTGTGTGGTTCTATGGAGTTCCTCCGAAGGTAGCAGTATTCAGATGGCTGCTGGGTCGGAATTGAGTCCTAACTGTCGATAACCTGAGGAAAAGGGGCATGCAGATCCCAAATGTCTGTCTTCTTTGTCTTCAGGCAGAGGAATCTGtagatcatcttttcatccattgtcCCTTCTCTGCCGATACTTGGTGGAGTGTTTTTAGGCTTGCGGTATTTCGTGGGTTATGCCAAAAGCGTTGGATGATTTGTTTTGTTGCTGGAATGCGGACTCGGGAGGAGCTGTGGGAAAAAATAAGTTGCGAATCCTCCTCATGGCTATGCAGGCGGAAAGAAATAATAGGTGCTTTTGGAATGTTAGTGTTTCTGTAGCAGGGGTTTTCTCCAGAGTCTTAGTACTTTTCAGGGATTGGGCACCCTAATTTCAGTTGGTGTTTTTgtttgtgtgtgcgtgcgtgtgtagcTAGttgtatcttttcttttcttgttgctATCCTGTCTTTCCCTTTTGTTTCGGCTTGTAGTTTCctgttttttcaataaaattctcatctttcaaaaaaaaaaaaaaaaaaccagctggGAAGCAGGAGTGGGAGCTTAATTTGAAGTGGGAGCAGTACCTGATTACAATGATCTGTGCAAACTCTCATCTTTCTAGGACTAAATGTATGCAGTTCCATTGGTACTTTGCATCATACtgctttttttttataaaaatgtaAAATGTTTTCTTTCGGACACTGACAACCAAACAACATCTCAAATTAAAACAATAAAGCATTCAGTATCAACAAAACAACATTTCCATATAAATGTCTCTTCTTGCCAAGAATAcagagccagctcttgtatgtgTCTCTTAGAGTTTTGCGAAGATGGTTTTTGGTTTGTTTTTGTTTCAGTATCATTCCTCATCAtctttctctcttggagttgttttGTTCCTCTCCTGATTCAATATAATTTCTGCTgctattcaaaagaaaaaaagaaaatggatgtTCCACATACTTTTCCTGTTGTCTGCTATTCTGTTTAATATTGTTGGATACTCATGTCATAAATTACTTCTGCTCTTTTACATGCGCCACTATAACTTTCTGTTAACTGcagttcatttttgggctcctacATTTAAATGGGGTATCAGCATAGCCAATGTCGCAGACTTCTCAAAGCCACCTGAAAAGATCTCCTATCCTCAGCAAATAGGTCCGTGCCTGagaaggaaatttttttttttttttcctaatgttTTGCGTTCCAGATTATTGATTTGAACTTATTTTTCATCTTTATCTGATGACCTTCAGCTGTTACATGCACTGGAGTTATCTGGTCGCGCTACAGCACAGTCATTACTCCGGTACGGTTGATTTCACCAGCTTTAGGGAAATTTCAACCCATTACTTAAAGCACTAAGTTTGAGATTCTCACCAACACTATATTTATAATTATTGGAGTTTTGATTCCTCCTTTCCATTTGGTAGTACCTAACATCTATACTATGCGTAATATGAGcagcttttggacattttttCCTCCGCAATTAGTTGTAGGAACTTTTATTATTAGAGGGTAAAACTGTCATAAAAATCTAGATGCTTGGCATAGATGGTTCTGATCTCACCGCACTAAGCCTTTAAACGGCTTAGAGTTTACCTGCAAAAAGCAACTGACTTAAATGCAGGTAGCTTGCTCTCTTCTATGTGTAGCCTGCCTTCACTGTACTACTAGGGACTCGTGCAACAAATGCTGTGGGGTcaccatgatgattgtatgaaatccactccaaacatCTATTGCACTCTCTCATTCTAGGATGTTAgctaaaaaaatgagacaaatatgAAATTCTAGTGGGTCACAACATCAGAAAGAGTGGAGATGAGTAGCCCAGTGCGAAAGTATTCCTCTttatgtgtgtgtagtgtgtagcCATGATCTTTCCCTTTGAGTCTCTCCATTTGTCTTTGCACTCTCCACCATATCCTTGGTAGTGATTAATTCATGCTATACTTGGTATCATTTTGAGCTTCTTATTTGTTAAAGATAGAAATGGTAAATTTTTGAAACAAGATTATTCCTAAAAAATAGTGTTTGTTTTGGAAATACTTAGGGCTCGTTTGATTTTCTTAATTACTGGTAAATGCCCTGTAAATGGGTCATTATTACTTTTTACAATTGTTTGCTTTTTTGAGAAATTACTACCTTCAAAATCATGAGAATTTTAATTGAATTCATGTATTTCTACACGCACAAGAatgtcgggcccaccgtgatgaatatgTGATATCCATGCCATTACATCCGTTccacaagctcattttagggcatgtgtaaaaaatgaggccaatccacaaCTCAAatagactacaccacatgaaacaatggataTAATGGACCTTAACCGTTGAAAGTTAATATCTTTCTAGAGCCCATGATGCAAACATGTGATCCATTTGGCTGTGGAGATTATTAATAGATGAATCAAAGTAAATCAaatatgataacatgctatcctaCCATGATTAAAAGAGTACCAAAAATGCAATAACATTCAGAATTATGTTAAATTCATAATCTCACACCAGCACGAATGACGTAAGCATGGAACCTAAGGCCCAATGAGAGATTGGAACTCTTATATTAGCATAGGCATGGTTCTAATTCAATGGGCAGTTTTGGCAaatatgataacatgctatcctaCCATGATTAAAAGAGTACCAAAAATGCAATAACATTCAGAATTATGTTAAATTCATAATCTCACAACAGCACGAATCACGTAAGCATGGAACCTAAGGCCCAATGAGAGATTGGAACTCTTATATTAGCATAGGCATGGTTCTAATTCAATGGGCAGTTTTGGTGCAattctagggttaggaaatttggGGATTTGAAAATTAGGGCTGTGGAGAATTTGTGTTTGTGGAGAAATAGGGTTTTGAGAGCTAGGATattgggttagggttttaggcttagggCTAGGGATCTTAAAGGGGAAAATGAGCAAGGATTAAGAGGGAAAGATAGGGAGGGCTGGCTGTACGATCATACCCATACGGACGTACGGTCTAGGGGTTTGGTCTGTTTGGTCGTATGGTTTagggccgagagagagagagagagagcccacgATCAATAAATAGCTACAGTCTCCCTTAAGTTCATACATAGATATCAATCATGCCCAACTTGCCAAGAATACGTCGTCCAACTTCAATGGAGATTCGCAAGTTGAGCAGTAGGCAAAACAAAGGGAGTAGAACTATTGACAACAACAACCTTCCCACGAATAAAGTGACAACAACAACCTTCCCACGAATAAAGTGACAACAACTTCAAGGTGTCCCGTCCTCTCCTAAAAAAAAGGATTAGAAGCAATAAGAATTGTAGTTTGATTGTTACTATACATAAGCGCAAGAGTCTTCACTGAAAATTCCAATTCAATAACAAAAATTTTTGACCACAGAATTCTACATATGGTATTTGCTATGGCTCAGTATTCAGCCTCAACACTGGATTGTGCACAACTGTCTACTTTTTACCCTTTTAGGTAACGAGATTACCTCTGTAAAAAGTATAATATCTTGTTGTAGGGAATTGATCATCTGATGGGCCTGTCCAATTTGCATCAGAACAGCCttcattattaatattatttcaCAGCTAAACAAGATGTTACTTTCCGGAGAAGACTTAATGTAGTGTAAGATGCGACGAACTACCTCGAGGTGATTGGACTAAGAAGCATGTATGAACTGGTTATCAAACTAACTGCATGAGATAGATCTAGGCGAGTAACGATCAAATATATCAACCGACCAACCAAATGCTGTTACATGCGAGGATCATCAAGAAGTTCCCCATCATCAGCCTAATGCTTTCTATTAATCTCTAATGGTGAATCAATCGATTTGATAAAAAAAACCAATTGAAGTTAAGAAATCAAGGGCATATTTTCGTTGAGAGAAAACGATGCCTTTCTTAGAATGAGAGACTTCAATTATAAGAATGTATTTTAGCGGTCCTAAAACTTTGATTCGAAAACCTTGTTCAAATAGAGTTTTAACTCAGAAATTCCACCAACACCATCAACTGTAATAATGATATCATCTACATTACACTCACAAGTGAATGCGAGTAAATCCAATACGGATTAGAGCCCGACTAAGCTTCTCAAACCAGGCTTGAGGAGCTTGCTTTGAACCATATATAGCTTTATTAGGACAAGATACCTTTCTTTCCTTCAATTTTTATTAATAGCATAACTAGGACGAAGCATATGAATCTCCTCGGTTAAATTACCATTCAAAAAGACATTCTTAACATCTAATTGGTGCAACGACCAATTCAAATCAGTAGCAAGAAAAATTATTACCATACCGAATTCATCTTAGCAACAAAAGAAAAAGT contains:
- the LOC131228621 gene encoding mitochondrial pyruvate carrier 4 isoform X1, translated to MAASKIQALWNHPAGPKTIHFWAPTFKWGISIANVADFSKPPEKISYPQQIAVTCTGVIWSRYSTVITPKNWNLFSVNVAMAGTGIYQLTRKIRQDYFPEAQEAVAKE
- the LOC131228621 gene encoding mitochondrial pyruvate carrier 4 isoform X2; the protein is MICANSHLSRTKFHFWAPTFKWGISIANVADFSKPPEKISYPQQIAVTCTGVIWSRYSTVITPKNWNLFSVNVAMAGTGIYQLTRKIRQDYFPEAQEAVAKE